The Populus alba chromosome 6, ASM523922v2, whole genome shotgun sequence genome contains a region encoding:
- the LOC118048299 gene encoding aquaporin PIP2-1: MGKDIEVGGEFSAKDYHDPPPAPLIDAEELTQWSLYRAVIAEFIATLLFLYITVLTVIGYKSQTDTTKNGDVCGGVGILGIAWAFGGMIFVLVYCTAGISGGHINPAVTFGLFLARKVSLVRAVLYMVAQCLGAICGCGLVKAFQKSYYTKYGGGANGLASGFSKGTGLGAEIIGTFVLVYTVFSATDPKRNARDSHVPVLAPLPIGFAVFMVHLATIPITGTGINPARSFGAAVIYNEDKAWDDHWIFWVGPFIGAAIAALYHQYVLRAAAVKALGSFRSSSNI; this comes from the exons ATGGGCAAGGACATTGAAGTTGGAGGCGAATTCAGTGCCAAGGACTATCATGACCCTCCACCGGCACCATTGATTGATGCCGAGGAGCTCACCCAGTGGTCTTTGTATAGGGCTGTCATTGCCGAGTTCATTGCCACGCTCTTGTTCCTCTACATCACTGTGTTGACTGTGATAGGTTACAAGAGCCAGACTGACACCACCAAGAACGGCGATGTATGTGGTGGCGTTGGCATTCTTGGCATCGCTTGGGCCTTCGGTGGCATGATCTTTGTTCTTGTCTACTGCACTGCTGGTATCTCAG GTGGACACATTAACCCGGCTGTGACTTTCGGTTTGTTCTTGGCTAGGAAGGTGTCCCTGGTGCGTGCCGTTCTATACATGGTGGCTCAGTGCCTGGGGGCCATATGTGGATGTGGACTCGTGAAAGCTTTCCAAAAGTCGTATTACACAAAGTACGGTGGTGGAGCCAATGGACTTGCTTCTGGATTCAGCAAGGGCACCGGATTAGGTGCTGAGATCATCGGTACCTTTGTTCTCGTCTACACTGTCTTCTCTGCTACTGACCCAAAGAGGAACGCAAGGGACTCCCATGTTCCT GTGTTGGCACCACTTCCCATCGGATTTGCTGTCTTCATGGTTCACCTGGCCACTATCCCAATCACCGGAACTGGTATCAACCCGGCTCGGAGCTTTGGAGCTGCTGTGATATACAACGAAGACAAGGCATGGGATGACCAT TGGATCTTCTGGGTCGGGCCTTTCATTGGGGCCGCGATTGCTGCTTTATATCACCAATACGTCCTGCGAGCAGCTGCTGTTAAAGCCCTTGGGTCCTTCAGGAGCTCttccaacatttaa